From one Plectropomus leopardus isolate mb chromosome 8, YSFRI_Pleo_2.0, whole genome shotgun sequence genomic stretch:
- the acss2 gene encoding acetyl-coenzyme A synthetase, cytoplasmic isoform X2 — MIPDKAPKEDVFHGSEDLRKEAHVPSFEKYKELYLKSIENPEEFWGDIAKDFFWKTKHTGQFLDYNFDVTKGEIFIKCMEGASTNICYNVLDRNVHERKLGDKIAFYWEGNEPGDELTVTYRELLQRVCQFANVLKSQGVKKGDRVSIYMPMVVELVVAMLACVRIGAVHCIVFAGFSAESLCERIMDSQCSLLITADGFYRGDKLINLKVLADEALQKCRDKGFPVQRCIMLKHLSKEAEETPLGSQSPPAKRPCPDLQVPWNLEVDLCWHTLVCGASDECEPEWCNSEDPLFILYTSGSTGKPKGVLHTVSGYMLYTATTFKLVFDHQPDDIYWCTADIGWITGHSYITYGPLANGATSILFEGLPTYPDVSRMWEIVDKYHVTKFYTAPTAIRLLMKYGKEPVQKYKRESLKILGTVGEPINPEAWQWYYTVVGEKRCPIVDTFWQTETGGHVLTPLPAATPMKPGSATFPFFGVVPAILNESGEELEGPSDGYLVFKQPWPGVMRTVYGNHPRFETTYFKKFPGYYVTGDGCRRDKDGYYWITGRIDDMLNVSGHLLSTAEVESALVEHEAVAEAAVVGRPHPVKGESLYCFVTLTDGVTFNKTLEAELKRQVREKIGAIATPDYIQNAPGLPKTRSGKIMRRVLRKIACDERDLGDISTLADSSVVEQLFQNRCCTGV; from the exons ATGATTCCCGACAAAGCGCCGAAGGAGGACGTCTTCCACGGGTCTGAGGACCTGAGGAAGGAGGCTCACGTCCCCAGCTTTGAGAAATATAAAGAGCTCTACCTGAAATCTATAGAGAATCCTGAAG AGTTCTGGGGCGACATTGCAAAAGATTTCTTCTGGAAGACCAAACACACGGGTCAGTTTCTCGACTACAACTTCGATGTGACCAAAGGAGAAATATTCATCAAGTGTATGGAAGGAGCGTCCACCAACATCTGCTACAACGTCCTCGACCGCAACGTCCACGAGAGGAAGCTCGGCGACAAAATTGCCTTCTActg gGAGGGCAATGAGCCTGGGGATGAGCTGACGGTGACCTacagagagctgctgcagagggtcTGCCAGTTCGCCAACGTCCTGAAGTCTCAGG gAGTGAAGAAGGGCGACCGTGTGTCCATCTACATGCCCATGGTGGTGGAGCTGGTGGTAGCCATGTTGGCCTGCGTCCGCATCGGAGCCGTCCACTGCATAGTG TTTGCAGGTTTCTCTGCTGAGTCTCTGTGTGAGAGGATCATGGACTCACAGTGTTCGCTGCTCATCACAGCAG ATGGTTTCTATCGAGGAGATAAGCTGATCAACCTGAAAGTCTTAGCTGACGAAGCACTGCAGAAATGCAGAGACAA gGGGTTCCCAGTACAGAGGTGTATAATGCTGAAGCACTTGTCCAAAGAAGCAGAAGAGACTCCTCTGGGCTCTCAGTCTCCTCCGGCCAAACGTCCCTGTCCTGATCTGCAG gTCCCGTGGAACCTCGAGGTGGATTTGTGTTGGCACACTTTGGTCTGCGGAGCTTCAGACGAGTGTGAACCAGAGTGGTGCAATTCTGAAGATCCTCTCTTCATCCTCTACACCAGCGGCTCAACGGGCAAACCTAAG GGAGTCCTCCACACAGTCAGCGGCTACATGCTCTACACTGCCACCACCTTCAAACTGGTGTTCGACCACCAGCCCGACGACATCTACTGGTGCACGGCGGACATCGGCTGGATCACCGGACACTCCTACATCACCTACGGCCCGCTGGCTAACGGGGCCACCAGCATCCTG tttgagGGCCTGCCGACGTACCCGGATGTGAGCCGTATGTGGGAGATTGTGGACAAATATCACGTGACCAAATTCTACACGGCTCCGACCGCCATCAGGCTGCTGATGAAGTACGGCAAGGAGCCGGTGCAGAA GTACAAGCGAGAGTCTCTGAAGATTTTGGGGACGGTGGGAGAGCCCATCAACCCTGAGGCGTGGCAGTGGTACTACACCGTGGTGGGAGAGAAGAGATGTCCGATTGTCGACACGTTCTGGCAGACAGAAACT GGTGGACATGTGTTGACTCCTCTGCCTGCAGCCACACCCATGAAACCCGGCTCTGCG ACGTTCCCGTTTTTCGGAGTGGTGCCGGCCATCCTGAATGAGTCTGGAGAAGAGCTGGAGGGGCCGAGCGACGGATACCTG GTGTTCAAACAGCCGTGGCCGGGTGTGATGCGGACGGTGTACGGAAACCACCCGAGGTTTGAAACCACCTACTTCAAGAAGTTTCCTGGATACTATGTTACAGGAGACG gGTGCCGCAGAGACAAGGACGGCTACTACTGGATAACAGGGAGGATAGACGACATGCTGAATGTCTCCG GTCACTTACTGAGCACCGCCGAGGTGGAGTCGGCTCTGGTGGAGCACGAAGCCGTCGCCGAGGCTGCTGTGGTGGGACGACCTCATCCTGTCAAAGGAGAGAGCCTCTACTGCTTCGTAACGCTCACTGACGGAGTGACGTTCAACAAAACGCTGGAGGCAGAACTCAAACGGCAAG TGCGGGAGAAGATCGGTGCCATCGCAACACCAGACTACATCCAGAATGCTCCGGGGCTCCCCAAGACTCGATCTG
- the acss2 gene encoding acetyl-coenzyme A synthetase, cytoplasmic isoform X1 → MIPDKAPKEDVFHGSEDLRKEAHVPSFEKYKELYLKSIENPEEFWGDIAKDFFWKTKHTGQFLDYNFDVTKGEIFIKCMEGASTNICYNVLDRNVHERKLGDKIAFYWEGNEPGDELTVTYRELLQRVCQFANVLKSQGVKKGDRVSIYMPMVVELVVAMLACVRIGAVHCIVFAGFSAESLCERIMDSQCSLLITADGFYRGDKLINLKVLADEALQKCRDKGFPVQRCIMLKHLSKEAEETPLGSQSPPAKRPCPDLQQEKQGRVRKTRPVPQVPWNLEVDLCWHTLVCGASDECEPEWCNSEDPLFILYTSGSTGKPKGVLHTVSGYMLYTATTFKLVFDHQPDDIYWCTADIGWITGHSYITYGPLANGATSILFEGLPTYPDVSRMWEIVDKYHVTKFYTAPTAIRLLMKYGKEPVQKYKRESLKILGTVGEPINPEAWQWYYTVVGEKRCPIVDTFWQTETGGHVLTPLPAATPMKPGSATFPFFGVVPAILNESGEELEGPSDGYLVFKQPWPGVMRTVYGNHPRFETTYFKKFPGYYVTGDGCRRDKDGYYWITGRIDDMLNVSGHLLSTAEVESALVEHEAVAEAAVVGRPHPVKGESLYCFVTLTDGVTFNKTLEAELKRQVREKIGAIATPDYIQNAPGLPKTRSGKIMRRVLRKIACDERDLGDISTLADSSVVEQLFQNRCCTGV, encoded by the exons ATGATTCCCGACAAAGCGCCGAAGGAGGACGTCTTCCACGGGTCTGAGGACCTGAGGAAGGAGGCTCACGTCCCCAGCTTTGAGAAATATAAAGAGCTCTACCTGAAATCTATAGAGAATCCTGAAG AGTTCTGGGGCGACATTGCAAAAGATTTCTTCTGGAAGACCAAACACACGGGTCAGTTTCTCGACTACAACTTCGATGTGACCAAAGGAGAAATATTCATCAAGTGTATGGAAGGAGCGTCCACCAACATCTGCTACAACGTCCTCGACCGCAACGTCCACGAGAGGAAGCTCGGCGACAAAATTGCCTTCTActg gGAGGGCAATGAGCCTGGGGATGAGCTGACGGTGACCTacagagagctgctgcagagggtcTGCCAGTTCGCCAACGTCCTGAAGTCTCAGG gAGTGAAGAAGGGCGACCGTGTGTCCATCTACATGCCCATGGTGGTGGAGCTGGTGGTAGCCATGTTGGCCTGCGTCCGCATCGGAGCCGTCCACTGCATAGTG TTTGCAGGTTTCTCTGCTGAGTCTCTGTGTGAGAGGATCATGGACTCACAGTGTTCGCTGCTCATCACAGCAG ATGGTTTCTATCGAGGAGATAAGCTGATCAACCTGAAAGTCTTAGCTGACGAAGCACTGCAGAAATGCAGAGACAA gGGGTTCCCAGTACAGAGGTGTATAATGCTGAAGCACTTGTCCAAAGAAGCAGAAGAGACTCCTCTGGGCTCTCAGTCTCCTCCGGCCAAACGTCCCTGTCCTGATCTGCAG CAGGAGAAACAGGGGAGAGTAAGGAAAACACGTCCTGTTCCGCAG gTCCCGTGGAACCTCGAGGTGGATTTGTGTTGGCACACTTTGGTCTGCGGAGCTTCAGACGAGTGTGAACCAGAGTGGTGCAATTCTGAAGATCCTCTCTTCATCCTCTACACCAGCGGCTCAACGGGCAAACCTAAG GGAGTCCTCCACACAGTCAGCGGCTACATGCTCTACACTGCCACCACCTTCAAACTGGTGTTCGACCACCAGCCCGACGACATCTACTGGTGCACGGCGGACATCGGCTGGATCACCGGACACTCCTACATCACCTACGGCCCGCTGGCTAACGGGGCCACCAGCATCCTG tttgagGGCCTGCCGACGTACCCGGATGTGAGCCGTATGTGGGAGATTGTGGACAAATATCACGTGACCAAATTCTACACGGCTCCGACCGCCATCAGGCTGCTGATGAAGTACGGCAAGGAGCCGGTGCAGAA GTACAAGCGAGAGTCTCTGAAGATTTTGGGGACGGTGGGAGAGCCCATCAACCCTGAGGCGTGGCAGTGGTACTACACCGTGGTGGGAGAGAAGAGATGTCCGATTGTCGACACGTTCTGGCAGACAGAAACT GGTGGACATGTGTTGACTCCTCTGCCTGCAGCCACACCCATGAAACCCGGCTCTGCG ACGTTCCCGTTTTTCGGAGTGGTGCCGGCCATCCTGAATGAGTCTGGAGAAGAGCTGGAGGGGCCGAGCGACGGATACCTG GTGTTCAAACAGCCGTGGCCGGGTGTGATGCGGACGGTGTACGGAAACCACCCGAGGTTTGAAACCACCTACTTCAAGAAGTTTCCTGGATACTATGTTACAGGAGACG gGTGCCGCAGAGACAAGGACGGCTACTACTGGATAACAGGGAGGATAGACGACATGCTGAATGTCTCCG GTCACTTACTGAGCACCGCCGAGGTGGAGTCGGCTCTGGTGGAGCACGAAGCCGTCGCCGAGGCTGCTGTGGTGGGACGACCTCATCCTGTCAAAGGAGAGAGCCTCTACTGCTTCGTAACGCTCACTGACGGAGTGACGTTCAACAAAACGCTGGAGGCAGAACTCAAACGGCAAG TGCGGGAGAAGATCGGTGCCATCGCAACACCAGACTACATCCAGAATGCTCCGGGGCTCCCCAAGACTCGATCTG